The following coding sequences are from one Trichoplusia ni isolate ovarian cell line Hi5 chromosome 15, tn1, whole genome shotgun sequence window:
- the LOC113501446 gene encoding cytoplasmic dynein 1 intermediate chain isoform X9 yields the protein MSSMSDRKAELERKKAKLQALREEKDRRRREKEQKDAEEALQRASTASSLDSRRDLDEMLSSLGVAPVKDVLSSLTSITSLTPPQTASPDASLPHTDKSSLVSHGGPKKLPALQVMSVQSTDIPPKENVTYAKQTQTTASGVSELRDAHATDYYVLTFDGDGARQGDEEEAAFHGKLPPGILPHGLPTVKEVQPAVTQAPQEKKDEEKEKKVRELSADEKQTIMLSPEFQRFMSKAGRVIERALAESVDIYTDYTGGGDSENALDDKSDARLSLVRTFYDERWSRGRCVTCLDWSSAHPELMLASYHNSEDAPHDPDGVCLVWNTKFKKTTPEDIFHCQSPVMSATFARFHPNLILGGTYSGQIVLWDNRVQKRTPIQRTPLSSLAHTHPVYCLSVVGSQNAHNLISVSTDGRMCSWSLDMLSQPQETLDLQHRQSKAVAVTSMGFPHGDVNNFVLGSEDGNIYTGCLYGQRAGVGECVEAHAGPITGVSCHAAPGAVDLSHLYLTCSMDWSVKLWSQKENKALYSFEDSGDYVVDVRWSPTHPALFAAADAAGKIDLWNLNRDTEVPVASIQAEGGVAFNRLSWTPSGTHITAGDDAGKIWVYELAEHVSQPRHDEWSKFVYTLQELRNNQADEETDRLSLAASGPSSLTSLTSLASNPLR from the exons ATGTCCAGCATGTCAGACCGTAAAGCGGAATTGGAGCGGAAGAAGGCAAAGCTTCAAGCTCTGCGGGAAGAGAAAGATCGGCGCCGTCGGGAGAAGGAACAGAAGGATGCAGAGGAAGCACTG CAAAGAGCATCAACAGCGTCAAGCCTGGATAGCCGGCGTGACCTGGATGAGATGCTGTCGTCCCTGGGAGTGGCTCCTGTAAAGGATGTGCTCTCCTCTCTCACTTCCATAACCTCACTTACTCCACCGCAGACTGCATCACCAGATGCTAGTCTACCCCACACCGACAAATCTAGTTTAGTTTCACATGG TGGTCCAAAGAAGCTCCCGGCCTTGCAAGTGATGTCGGTGCAGTCCACAGACATTCCTCCCAAAGAGAATGTGACATATGCCAAACAGACGCAGACGACCGCGTCCGGAGTCAGCGAACTGCGCGATG CACACGCAACCGATTACTACG TGCTTACATTCGACGGCGACGGCGCTCGGCAAGGCGACGAAGAGGAGGCGGCGTTCCATGGCAAGCTCCCGCCCGGCATACTGCCGCACGGCCTGCCCACCGTCAAGGAGGTGCAGCCCGCCGTCACGCAGGCGCCGCAGGAGAAGAAGGATGAGGAGAAAGAGAAGAAAG TTCGTGAGCTGAGTGCGGACGAGAAGCAGACCATCATGCTATCGCCGGAGTTCCAGCGGTTCATGTCTAAGGCGGGGCGCGTCATCGAGCGCGCGCTCGCCGAGTCCGTCGACATCTACACCGACTACACCGGCGGCGGCGACAGCGAGAATGCACT GGACGACAAATCAGACGCCCGCCTGTCGCTGGTCCGTACGTTCTACGACGAGCGCTGGTCTCGCGGGCGCTGCGTGACGTGCCTGGACTGGTCGTCGGCTCACCCCGAGCTGATGCTGGCGTCCTACCACAACAGCGAGGACGCGCCGCACGACCCCGACGGCGTCTGTCTCGTCTGGAACACCAAGTTCAAGAAGACCACGCCCGAAGATATCTTCCACTGCCAATCGCCCGTTATGAGCGCTACTTTCGCTAG gttCCACCCGAACTTGATTCTGGGCGGCACATATTCAGGACAGATAGTGTTATGGGATAACCGCGTACAGAAGCGTACGCCTATACAACGCACGCCGCTGTCTTCACTTGCACACACT CACCCGGTGTACTGCCTGTCGGTGGTGGGCAGCCAGAACGCGCACAACCTGATCTCGGTGTCGACGGACGGGCGCATGTGCTCGTGGTCGCTGGACATGCTGTCGCAGCCGCAGGAGACGCTGGACCTGCAGCATCGCCAGAGCAAGGCCGTGGCCGTCACGTCCATGGGCTTCCCGCACGGCGACGTCAACAACTTCGTGCTCGGCAGCGAGGACGGGAACATCTACACCG GCTGCCTGTACGGGCAGCGCGCGGGCGTGGGCGAGTGCGTGGAGGCTCACGCGGGCCCCATCACGGGCGTGTCGTGTCACGCCGCGCCGGGCGCCGTGGACCTGTCGCACCTGTACCTCACCTGCTCCATGGACTGGAGCGTCAAGCTGTGGAGCCAGAAG GAGAACAAGGCCCTGTACTCGTTCGAGGACAGCGGCGACTACGTGGTGGACGTGCGCTGGTCGCCGACGCACCCCGCGCTGTTCGCCGCCGCCGACGCCGCCGGCAAGATCGACCTCTGGAACCTCAACCGCGATACAGAG GTTCCTGTGGCTTCAATCCAGGCGGAAGGTGGCGTAGCCTTCAACCGCTTGTCTTGGACGCCGTCTGGCACTCACATTACAGCTGGAGACGACGCCGGCAAAATATGGGTGTACGAACTCGCTGAG CACGTGTCTCAGCCCCGTCACGACGAGTGGAGCAAGTTCGTGTACACTCTGCAGGAGCTACGCAACAACCAGGCGGACGAGGAGACCGACCGGCTGAGCCTGGCGGCCAGCGGCCCGTCGTCGCTGACGTCGCTCACCAGCCTGGCCAGCAACCCGCTCAGGTAA
- the LOC113501446 gene encoding cytoplasmic dynein 1 intermediate chain isoform X1 translates to MSSMSDRKAELERKKAKLQALREEKDRRRREKEQKDAEEALQRASTASSLDSRRDLDEMLSSLGVAPVKDVLSSLTSITSLTPPQTASPDASLPHTDKSSLVSHGGPKKLPALQVMSVQSTDIPPKENVTYAKQTQTTASGVSELRDGYMEDWWRPRKAHATDYYDEYNLNPGLEWEDEFTVLTFDGDGARQGDEEEAAFHGKLPPGILPHGLPTVKEVQPAVTQAPQEKKDEEKEKKVRELSADEKQTIMLSPEFQRFMSKAGRVIERALAESVDIYTDYTGGGDSENALDDKSDARLSLVRTFYDERWSRGRCVTCLDWSSAHPELMLASYHNSEDAPHDPDGVCLVWNTKFKKTTPEDIFHCQSPVMSATFARFHPNLILGGTYSGQIVLWDNRVQKRTPIQRTPLSSLAHTHPVYCLSVVGSQNAHNLISVSTDGRMCSWSLDMLSQPQETLDLQHRQSKAVAVTSMGFPHGDVNNFVLGSEDGNIYTGCLYGQRAGVGECVEAHAGPITGVSCHAAPGAVDLSHLYLTCSMDWSVKLWSQKENKALYSFEDSGDYVVDVRWSPTHPALFAAADAAGKIDLWNLNRDTEVPVASIQAEGGVAFNRLSWTPSGTHITAGDDAGKIWVYELAEHVSQPRHDEWSKFVYTLQELRNNQADEETDRLSLAASGPSSLTSLTSLASNPLR, encoded by the exons ATGTCCAGCATGTCAGACCGTAAAGCGGAATTGGAGCGGAAGAAGGCAAAGCTTCAAGCTCTGCGGGAAGAGAAAGATCGGCGCCGTCGGGAGAAGGAACAGAAGGATGCAGAGGAAGCACTG CAAAGAGCATCAACAGCGTCAAGCCTGGATAGCCGGCGTGACCTGGATGAGATGCTGTCGTCCCTGGGAGTGGCTCCTGTAAAGGATGTGCTCTCCTCTCTCACTTCCATAACCTCACTTACTCCACCGCAGACTGCATCACCAGATGCTAGTCTACCCCACACCGACAAATCTAGTTTAGTTTCACATGG TGGTCCAAAGAAGCTCCCGGCCTTGCAAGTGATGTCGGTGCAGTCCACAGACATTCCTCCCAAAGAGAATGTGACATATGCCAAACAGACGCAGACGACCGCGTCCGGAGTCAGCGAACTGCGCGATG GATACATGGAGGACTGGTGGCGGCCGCGCAAAG CACACGCAACCGATTACTACG ATGAGTACAATCTAAACCCGGGTTTAGAGTGGGAGGACGAATTCACAG TGCTTACATTCGACGGCGACGGCGCTCGGCAAGGCGACGAAGAGGAGGCGGCGTTCCATGGCAAGCTCCCGCCCGGCATACTGCCGCACGGCCTGCCCACCGTCAAGGAGGTGCAGCCCGCCGTCACGCAGGCGCCGCAGGAGAAGAAGGATGAGGAGAAAGAGAAGAAAG TTCGTGAGCTGAGTGCGGACGAGAAGCAGACCATCATGCTATCGCCGGAGTTCCAGCGGTTCATGTCTAAGGCGGGGCGCGTCATCGAGCGCGCGCTCGCCGAGTCCGTCGACATCTACACCGACTACACCGGCGGCGGCGACAGCGAGAATGCACT GGACGACAAATCAGACGCCCGCCTGTCGCTGGTCCGTACGTTCTACGACGAGCGCTGGTCTCGCGGGCGCTGCGTGACGTGCCTGGACTGGTCGTCGGCTCACCCCGAGCTGATGCTGGCGTCCTACCACAACAGCGAGGACGCGCCGCACGACCCCGACGGCGTCTGTCTCGTCTGGAACACCAAGTTCAAGAAGACCACGCCCGAAGATATCTTCCACTGCCAATCGCCCGTTATGAGCGCTACTTTCGCTAG gttCCACCCGAACTTGATTCTGGGCGGCACATATTCAGGACAGATAGTGTTATGGGATAACCGCGTACAGAAGCGTACGCCTATACAACGCACGCCGCTGTCTTCACTTGCACACACT CACCCGGTGTACTGCCTGTCGGTGGTGGGCAGCCAGAACGCGCACAACCTGATCTCGGTGTCGACGGACGGGCGCATGTGCTCGTGGTCGCTGGACATGCTGTCGCAGCCGCAGGAGACGCTGGACCTGCAGCATCGCCAGAGCAAGGCCGTGGCCGTCACGTCCATGGGCTTCCCGCACGGCGACGTCAACAACTTCGTGCTCGGCAGCGAGGACGGGAACATCTACACCG GCTGCCTGTACGGGCAGCGCGCGGGCGTGGGCGAGTGCGTGGAGGCTCACGCGGGCCCCATCACGGGCGTGTCGTGTCACGCCGCGCCGGGCGCCGTGGACCTGTCGCACCTGTACCTCACCTGCTCCATGGACTGGAGCGTCAAGCTGTGGAGCCAGAAG GAGAACAAGGCCCTGTACTCGTTCGAGGACAGCGGCGACTACGTGGTGGACGTGCGCTGGTCGCCGACGCACCCCGCGCTGTTCGCCGCCGCCGACGCCGCCGGCAAGATCGACCTCTGGAACCTCAACCGCGATACAGAG GTTCCTGTGGCTTCAATCCAGGCGGAAGGTGGCGTAGCCTTCAACCGCTTGTCTTGGACGCCGTCTGGCACTCACATTACAGCTGGAGACGACGCCGGCAAAATATGGGTGTACGAACTCGCTGAG CACGTGTCTCAGCCCCGTCACGACGAGTGGAGCAAGTTCGTGTACACTCTGCAGGAGCTACGCAACAACCAGGCGGACGAGGAGACCGACCGGCTGAGCCTGGCGGCCAGCGGCCCGTCGTCGCTGACGTCGCTCACCAGCCTGGCCAGCAACCCGCTCAGGTAA
- the LOC113501446 gene encoding cytoplasmic dynein 1 intermediate chain isoform X5, producing the protein MSSMSDRKAELERKKAKLQALREEKDRRRREKEQKDAEEALQRASTASSLDSRRDLDEMLSSLGVAPVKDVLSSLTSITSLTPPQTASPDASLPHTDKSSLVSHGGPKKLPALQVMSVQSTDIPPKENVTYAKQTQTTASGVSELRDGYMEDWWRPRKAHATDYYVLTFDGDGARQGDEEEAAFHGKLPPGILPHGLPTVKEVQPAVTQAPQEKKDEEKEKKVRELSADEKQTIMLSPEFQRFMSKAGRVIERALAESVDIYTDYTGGGDSENALDDKSDARLSLVRTFYDERWSRGRCVTCLDWSSAHPELMLASYHNSEDAPHDPDGVCLVWNTKFKKTTPEDIFHCQSPVMSATFARFHPNLILGGTYSGQIVLWDNRVQKRTPIQRTPLSSLAHTHPVYCLSVVGSQNAHNLISVSTDGRMCSWSLDMLSQPQETLDLQHRQSKAVAVTSMGFPHGDVNNFVLGSEDGNIYTGCLYGQRAGVGECVEAHAGPITGVSCHAAPGAVDLSHLYLTCSMDWSVKLWSQKENKALYSFEDSGDYVVDVRWSPTHPALFAAADAAGKIDLWNLNRDTEVPVASIQAEGGVAFNRLSWTPSGTHITAGDDAGKIWVYELAEHVSQPRHDEWSKFVYTLQELRNNQADEETDRLSLAASGPSSLTSLTSLASNPLR; encoded by the exons ATGTCCAGCATGTCAGACCGTAAAGCGGAATTGGAGCGGAAGAAGGCAAAGCTTCAAGCTCTGCGGGAAGAGAAAGATCGGCGCCGTCGGGAGAAGGAACAGAAGGATGCAGAGGAAGCACTG CAAAGAGCATCAACAGCGTCAAGCCTGGATAGCCGGCGTGACCTGGATGAGATGCTGTCGTCCCTGGGAGTGGCTCCTGTAAAGGATGTGCTCTCCTCTCTCACTTCCATAACCTCACTTACTCCACCGCAGACTGCATCACCAGATGCTAGTCTACCCCACACCGACAAATCTAGTTTAGTTTCACATGG TGGTCCAAAGAAGCTCCCGGCCTTGCAAGTGATGTCGGTGCAGTCCACAGACATTCCTCCCAAAGAGAATGTGACATATGCCAAACAGACGCAGACGACCGCGTCCGGAGTCAGCGAACTGCGCGATG GATACATGGAGGACTGGTGGCGGCCGCGCAAAG CACACGCAACCGATTACTACG TGCTTACATTCGACGGCGACGGCGCTCGGCAAGGCGACGAAGAGGAGGCGGCGTTCCATGGCAAGCTCCCGCCCGGCATACTGCCGCACGGCCTGCCCACCGTCAAGGAGGTGCAGCCCGCCGTCACGCAGGCGCCGCAGGAGAAGAAGGATGAGGAGAAAGAGAAGAAAG TTCGTGAGCTGAGTGCGGACGAGAAGCAGACCATCATGCTATCGCCGGAGTTCCAGCGGTTCATGTCTAAGGCGGGGCGCGTCATCGAGCGCGCGCTCGCCGAGTCCGTCGACATCTACACCGACTACACCGGCGGCGGCGACAGCGAGAATGCACT GGACGACAAATCAGACGCCCGCCTGTCGCTGGTCCGTACGTTCTACGACGAGCGCTGGTCTCGCGGGCGCTGCGTGACGTGCCTGGACTGGTCGTCGGCTCACCCCGAGCTGATGCTGGCGTCCTACCACAACAGCGAGGACGCGCCGCACGACCCCGACGGCGTCTGTCTCGTCTGGAACACCAAGTTCAAGAAGACCACGCCCGAAGATATCTTCCACTGCCAATCGCCCGTTATGAGCGCTACTTTCGCTAG gttCCACCCGAACTTGATTCTGGGCGGCACATATTCAGGACAGATAGTGTTATGGGATAACCGCGTACAGAAGCGTACGCCTATACAACGCACGCCGCTGTCTTCACTTGCACACACT CACCCGGTGTACTGCCTGTCGGTGGTGGGCAGCCAGAACGCGCACAACCTGATCTCGGTGTCGACGGACGGGCGCATGTGCTCGTGGTCGCTGGACATGCTGTCGCAGCCGCAGGAGACGCTGGACCTGCAGCATCGCCAGAGCAAGGCCGTGGCCGTCACGTCCATGGGCTTCCCGCACGGCGACGTCAACAACTTCGTGCTCGGCAGCGAGGACGGGAACATCTACACCG GCTGCCTGTACGGGCAGCGCGCGGGCGTGGGCGAGTGCGTGGAGGCTCACGCGGGCCCCATCACGGGCGTGTCGTGTCACGCCGCGCCGGGCGCCGTGGACCTGTCGCACCTGTACCTCACCTGCTCCATGGACTGGAGCGTCAAGCTGTGGAGCCAGAAG GAGAACAAGGCCCTGTACTCGTTCGAGGACAGCGGCGACTACGTGGTGGACGTGCGCTGGTCGCCGACGCACCCCGCGCTGTTCGCCGCCGCCGACGCCGCCGGCAAGATCGACCTCTGGAACCTCAACCGCGATACAGAG GTTCCTGTGGCTTCAATCCAGGCGGAAGGTGGCGTAGCCTTCAACCGCTTGTCTTGGACGCCGTCTGGCACTCACATTACAGCTGGAGACGACGCCGGCAAAATATGGGTGTACGAACTCGCTGAG CACGTGTCTCAGCCCCGTCACGACGAGTGGAGCAAGTTCGTGTACACTCTGCAGGAGCTACGCAACAACCAGGCGGACGAGGAGACCGACCGGCTGAGCCTGGCGGCCAGCGGCCCGTCGTCGCTGACGTCGCTCACCAGCCTGGCCAGCAACCCGCTCAGGTAA
- the LOC113501446 gene encoding cytoplasmic dynein 1 intermediate chain isoform X10, which translates to MSSMSDRKAELERKKAKLQALREEKDRRRREKEQKDAEEALQRASTASSLDSRRDLDEMLSSLGVAPVKDVLSSLTSITSLTPPQTASPDASLPHTDKSSLVSHGGPKKLPALQVMSVQSTDIPPKENVTYAKQTQTTASGVSELRDGYMEDWWRPRKAHATDYYGDEEEAAFHGKLPPGILPHGLPTVKEVQPAVTQAPQEKKDEEKEKKVRELSADEKQTIMLSPEFQRFMSKAGRVIERALAESVDIYTDYTGGGDSENALDDKSDARLSLVRTFYDERWSRGRCVTCLDWSSAHPELMLASYHNSEDAPHDPDGVCLVWNTKFKKTTPEDIFHCQSPVMSATFARFHPNLILGGTYSGQIVLWDNRVQKRTPIQRTPLSSLAHTHPVYCLSVVGSQNAHNLISVSTDGRMCSWSLDMLSQPQETLDLQHRQSKAVAVTSMGFPHGDVNNFVLGSEDGNIYTGCLYGQRAGVGECVEAHAGPITGVSCHAAPGAVDLSHLYLTCSMDWSVKLWSQKENKALYSFEDSGDYVVDVRWSPTHPALFAAADAAGKIDLWNLNRDTEVPVASIQAEGGVAFNRLSWTPSGTHITAGDDAGKIWVYELAEHVSQPRHDEWSKFVYTLQELRNNQADEETDRLSLAASGPSSLTSLTSLASNPLR; encoded by the exons ATGTCCAGCATGTCAGACCGTAAAGCGGAATTGGAGCGGAAGAAGGCAAAGCTTCAAGCTCTGCGGGAAGAGAAAGATCGGCGCCGTCGGGAGAAGGAACAGAAGGATGCAGAGGAAGCACTG CAAAGAGCATCAACAGCGTCAAGCCTGGATAGCCGGCGTGACCTGGATGAGATGCTGTCGTCCCTGGGAGTGGCTCCTGTAAAGGATGTGCTCTCCTCTCTCACTTCCATAACCTCACTTACTCCACCGCAGACTGCATCACCAGATGCTAGTCTACCCCACACCGACAAATCTAGTTTAGTTTCACATGG TGGTCCAAAGAAGCTCCCGGCCTTGCAAGTGATGTCGGTGCAGTCCACAGACATTCCTCCCAAAGAGAATGTGACATATGCCAAACAGACGCAGACGACCGCGTCCGGAGTCAGCGAACTGCGCGATG GATACATGGAGGACTGGTGGCGGCCGCGCAAAG CACACGCAACCGATTACTACG GCGACGAAGAGGAGGCGGCGTTCCATGGCAAGCTCCCGCCCGGCATACTGCCGCACGGCCTGCCCACCGTCAAGGAGGTGCAGCCCGCCGTCACGCAGGCGCCGCAGGAGAAGAAGGATGAGGAGAAAGAGAAGAAAG TTCGTGAGCTGAGTGCGGACGAGAAGCAGACCATCATGCTATCGCCGGAGTTCCAGCGGTTCATGTCTAAGGCGGGGCGCGTCATCGAGCGCGCGCTCGCCGAGTCCGTCGACATCTACACCGACTACACCGGCGGCGGCGACAGCGAGAATGCACT GGACGACAAATCAGACGCCCGCCTGTCGCTGGTCCGTACGTTCTACGACGAGCGCTGGTCTCGCGGGCGCTGCGTGACGTGCCTGGACTGGTCGTCGGCTCACCCCGAGCTGATGCTGGCGTCCTACCACAACAGCGAGGACGCGCCGCACGACCCCGACGGCGTCTGTCTCGTCTGGAACACCAAGTTCAAGAAGACCACGCCCGAAGATATCTTCCACTGCCAATCGCCCGTTATGAGCGCTACTTTCGCTAG gttCCACCCGAACTTGATTCTGGGCGGCACATATTCAGGACAGATAGTGTTATGGGATAACCGCGTACAGAAGCGTACGCCTATACAACGCACGCCGCTGTCTTCACTTGCACACACT CACCCGGTGTACTGCCTGTCGGTGGTGGGCAGCCAGAACGCGCACAACCTGATCTCGGTGTCGACGGACGGGCGCATGTGCTCGTGGTCGCTGGACATGCTGTCGCAGCCGCAGGAGACGCTGGACCTGCAGCATCGCCAGAGCAAGGCCGTGGCCGTCACGTCCATGGGCTTCCCGCACGGCGACGTCAACAACTTCGTGCTCGGCAGCGAGGACGGGAACATCTACACCG GCTGCCTGTACGGGCAGCGCGCGGGCGTGGGCGAGTGCGTGGAGGCTCACGCGGGCCCCATCACGGGCGTGTCGTGTCACGCCGCGCCGGGCGCCGTGGACCTGTCGCACCTGTACCTCACCTGCTCCATGGACTGGAGCGTCAAGCTGTGGAGCCAGAAG GAGAACAAGGCCCTGTACTCGTTCGAGGACAGCGGCGACTACGTGGTGGACGTGCGCTGGTCGCCGACGCACCCCGCGCTGTTCGCCGCCGCCGACGCCGCCGGCAAGATCGACCTCTGGAACCTCAACCGCGATACAGAG GTTCCTGTGGCTTCAATCCAGGCGGAAGGTGGCGTAGCCTTCAACCGCTTGTCTTGGACGCCGTCTGGCACTCACATTACAGCTGGAGACGACGCCGGCAAAATATGGGTGTACGAACTCGCTGAG CACGTGTCTCAGCCCCGTCACGACGAGTGGAGCAAGTTCGTGTACACTCTGCAGGAGCTACGCAACAACCAGGCGGACGAGGAGACCGACCGGCTGAGCCTGGCGGCCAGCGGCCCGTCGTCGCTGACGTCGCTCACCAGCCTGGCCAGCAACCCGCTCAGGTAA
- the LOC113501446 gene encoding cytoplasmic dynein 1 intermediate chain isoform X6, whose product MSSMSDRKAELERKKAKLQALREEKDRRRREKEQKDAEEALQRASTASSLDSRRDLDEMLSSLGVAPVKDVLSSLTSITSLTPPQTASPDASLPHTDKSSLVSHGGPKKLPALQVMSVQSTDIPPKENVTYAKQTQTTASGVSELRDGYMEDWWRPRKDEYNLNPGLEWEDEFTGDEEEAAFHGKLPPGILPHGLPTVKEVQPAVTQAPQEKKDEEKEKKVRELSADEKQTIMLSPEFQRFMSKAGRVIERALAESVDIYTDYTGGGDSENALDDKSDARLSLVRTFYDERWSRGRCVTCLDWSSAHPELMLASYHNSEDAPHDPDGVCLVWNTKFKKTTPEDIFHCQSPVMSATFARFHPNLILGGTYSGQIVLWDNRVQKRTPIQRTPLSSLAHTHPVYCLSVVGSQNAHNLISVSTDGRMCSWSLDMLSQPQETLDLQHRQSKAVAVTSMGFPHGDVNNFVLGSEDGNIYTGCLYGQRAGVGECVEAHAGPITGVSCHAAPGAVDLSHLYLTCSMDWSVKLWSQKENKALYSFEDSGDYVVDVRWSPTHPALFAAADAAGKIDLWNLNRDTEVPVASIQAEGGVAFNRLSWTPSGTHITAGDDAGKIWVYELAEHVSQPRHDEWSKFVYTLQELRNNQADEETDRLSLAASGPSSLTSLTSLASNPLR is encoded by the exons ATGTCCAGCATGTCAGACCGTAAAGCGGAATTGGAGCGGAAGAAGGCAAAGCTTCAAGCTCTGCGGGAAGAGAAAGATCGGCGCCGTCGGGAGAAGGAACAGAAGGATGCAGAGGAAGCACTG CAAAGAGCATCAACAGCGTCAAGCCTGGATAGCCGGCGTGACCTGGATGAGATGCTGTCGTCCCTGGGAGTGGCTCCTGTAAAGGATGTGCTCTCCTCTCTCACTTCCATAACCTCACTTACTCCACCGCAGACTGCATCACCAGATGCTAGTCTACCCCACACCGACAAATCTAGTTTAGTTTCACATGG TGGTCCAAAGAAGCTCCCGGCCTTGCAAGTGATGTCGGTGCAGTCCACAGACATTCCTCCCAAAGAGAATGTGACATATGCCAAACAGACGCAGACGACCGCGTCCGGAGTCAGCGAACTGCGCGATG GATACATGGAGGACTGGTGGCGGCCGCGCAAAG ATGAGTACAATCTAAACCCGGGTTTAGAGTGGGAGGACGAATTCACAG GCGACGAAGAGGAGGCGGCGTTCCATGGCAAGCTCCCGCCCGGCATACTGCCGCACGGCCTGCCCACCGTCAAGGAGGTGCAGCCCGCCGTCACGCAGGCGCCGCAGGAGAAGAAGGATGAGGAGAAAGAGAAGAAAG TTCGTGAGCTGAGTGCGGACGAGAAGCAGACCATCATGCTATCGCCGGAGTTCCAGCGGTTCATGTCTAAGGCGGGGCGCGTCATCGAGCGCGCGCTCGCCGAGTCCGTCGACATCTACACCGACTACACCGGCGGCGGCGACAGCGAGAATGCACT GGACGACAAATCAGACGCCCGCCTGTCGCTGGTCCGTACGTTCTACGACGAGCGCTGGTCTCGCGGGCGCTGCGTGACGTGCCTGGACTGGTCGTCGGCTCACCCCGAGCTGATGCTGGCGTCCTACCACAACAGCGAGGACGCGCCGCACGACCCCGACGGCGTCTGTCTCGTCTGGAACACCAAGTTCAAGAAGACCACGCCCGAAGATATCTTCCACTGCCAATCGCCCGTTATGAGCGCTACTTTCGCTAG gttCCACCCGAACTTGATTCTGGGCGGCACATATTCAGGACAGATAGTGTTATGGGATAACCGCGTACAGAAGCGTACGCCTATACAACGCACGCCGCTGTCTTCACTTGCACACACT CACCCGGTGTACTGCCTGTCGGTGGTGGGCAGCCAGAACGCGCACAACCTGATCTCGGTGTCGACGGACGGGCGCATGTGCTCGTGGTCGCTGGACATGCTGTCGCAGCCGCAGGAGACGCTGGACCTGCAGCATCGCCAGAGCAAGGCCGTGGCCGTCACGTCCATGGGCTTCCCGCACGGCGACGTCAACAACTTCGTGCTCGGCAGCGAGGACGGGAACATCTACACCG GCTGCCTGTACGGGCAGCGCGCGGGCGTGGGCGAGTGCGTGGAGGCTCACGCGGGCCCCATCACGGGCGTGTCGTGTCACGCCGCGCCGGGCGCCGTGGACCTGTCGCACCTGTACCTCACCTGCTCCATGGACTGGAGCGTCAAGCTGTGGAGCCAGAAG GAGAACAAGGCCCTGTACTCGTTCGAGGACAGCGGCGACTACGTGGTGGACGTGCGCTGGTCGCCGACGCACCCCGCGCTGTTCGCCGCCGCCGACGCCGCCGGCAAGATCGACCTCTGGAACCTCAACCGCGATACAGAG GTTCCTGTGGCTTCAATCCAGGCGGAAGGTGGCGTAGCCTTCAACCGCTTGTCTTGGACGCCGTCTGGCACTCACATTACAGCTGGAGACGACGCCGGCAAAATATGGGTGTACGAACTCGCTGAG CACGTGTCTCAGCCCCGTCACGACGAGTGGAGCAAGTTCGTGTACACTCTGCAGGAGCTACGCAACAACCAGGCGGACGAGGAGACCGACCGGCTGAGCCTGGCGGCCAGCGGCCCGTCGTCGCTGACGTCGCTCACCAGCCTGGCCAGCAACCCGCTCAGGTAA